From Campylobacter showae:
TAAAATTTCATCGCACGCCTGCGCTATCGCCTCGGTGCGAGGCTCGTCTAGGCGGCCTAGCTTGCGATTAACCAGCGCGCACGCCTTTTTTAGATAGGCAAAGCCCTCTATGACCTCCCTTGGCATCGTCTCCAGCCCCACTCCGATCTCGAAATTTTCATGGCTGCGCTGCGTCTGCGCACCCCAATATTTCTCATTTGGAACCTTTACCTCGCCCATCGTGTCTTTTTCTATTCTATATTCCATGCCTTTATCTCCTTTGCTTAGATTAGTATTTGAAATTATATATCAATTATCATAAATTTAATCTTTCGAGATTTTACGCGCAAATTCGATATAATCGCGAAATGAAAAGAGTTTTAGCTAAATTTATCAAATTTTCCGCCGCCTTTGCCCTGCTTTGCTTTGTAGCTTTTTTGGTGCTCGACTTTGCCTATCCGCTTGACACGAAAGCGCTAAAGCGGGAAAATTCGTTCATACTTTTTGATAAAAACGGCCGTATCGTCGCCCTTCGGCCTAGCAGCGACGAAATTTGGAGATTTGAGGCTAAAAACATACCGCAGACGCTAAAAGATAGCGTTCTTTTGTTTGAGGATAAATTTTTCTACTACCACATCGGCGTAAATCCCTTTGCCATGATTCGCGCGACCGCGCACAACCTCACGCACAAAAACCGTATCGGCGCCTCCACTATCACGATGCAAGTCGCGCGCATGATGAAGCGAGAGGAGCGTACCTACGCGAATAAATTTAAAGAGATCTTTACCGCGCTTCAGCTGGAGTGGCACTATAGCAAGGACGAGATTTTAAATTTTTATTTTAATCTCGCTCCATACGGCGGAAATATCGAGGGCGCGGCGGCTGCGGCGAGGTTTTATTTTGGTAAAGATTTAAGCGAGCTTAGTATCGCCGAGTGCGCGCTTTTAAGCACGATCCCAAAAAATCCAAACGCCAACCGCCTAGATAAAAAATCAAACATCAACGCGCTAAAAAACCGCGTCGCAAAGCTGCTTTATAAAGCAGGCGTGATAGATCAAAGCGCATTCCAAAGAGCGCAAAGAGAGCCTTTTAAAAACAAACGCTACGACGCCGTTTATAAGGCCAGACACTACGCCACGCAAGCTCTAAAAAACGGCGTTACGCACTCGAATTTAGATCTAAATTTGCAAATTTTACTCGAAAACGCGCTAAAAAATACGGCAACCTCGCTAAAATCAAAAGACGCCTACAACGCCGCGGGGATAATCATCGATAACAAAAATATGAGCGTAGCGGCATACGTGGGCTCGCACGACTGGCACGCTCCGCAGGGGCAAAACGATGGCGTAACGATGAGTAGAAACGTGGGCTCGACGCTAAAGCCGTTTATATTTTCGCTAGGACTTGACGAGGGTTTCATCACGCCAAAAAGCCAGATGATAGATACAGAAATTTTCCTCGGAGAGTACGCACCCAAAAACTACGACAGCAGGTTTTTTGGCATCATCTCAGCGACCGAGGCGCTAGCGCTTAGCCTAAATATCCCGGCCGTTAGCCTAAACAACAAATTAGGCGAAAACTCTCTTTACGAGCTGCTTTCTCGCGTGCATTTGGTGAGCAATTCAAAGGAATTTTACGCCGACAGTATCGCACTTGGAAGTGCGGAAATGAGCCTGCTAAGCTTAGCCCACCTCTACACTATCTACGCAAACGGCGGCGAGCTAAAACCTCTTGAAGTCGCGGGCAAGACGCTACTAGGCTACGGACGGCTAATCAGCCCGCAAAGCGCGTATCTAACCTCAAAAATGCTCTCAAGCGCGTCAAGAAGCTACCTGGGCGTTGCGTGGCAATACGCAAAAGACACGCCTCAAATCGCCTTTAAAACCGGCACCAGCTACGGCTCGCGCGATATCTATACGATCGGCGTAAATAACGACTACACGGTCGCGGTTTGGTTTGGTAACTTTAACGGCAAAAAGACGCAAAATTTAAGCGGATTTAGCGACGCGTCTCGCACGGTTTTTGACGTCTTTAAACTGCTTGCTCAAAAGCAAAAATTATCTTTCATGAACGCGCCAAGCGGCATAGAGAGCAAGAAAACCTGCCTTGACGCATTTAAATTTAAAGAGTGTAGAGACGAGGAGGACGACTGGCTGATAGAGGGCGTTGCGCCAAAGGATATCTGCGAGAGTATCAGGGGCGACGAAGTAGGATTTTTACTAAAAAACGGCGCGATTACTCAAGAAGATATCAAAGAAAGTCCTTGTTACTATAAATTTAAAAGCTATAAACCTCTCGTTGCAACGCCGTCAAATAATCAAATTCTGCTAAGCGATGAAAATTTAACTAAAGTTATGCTAAAATGTTACGCGTATATCGGAGATGAGATATATATCAAGATAGATGAAAACGAGTGGGAAAAAGTAAACAACGCGAGCGAAAATACATTAAATTTAACGCAAGGCAAACATAAGCTCGGGTGTCTGGACGAAAATTCTAATTTAAGCGAAATCAATATCGAAATAAGGAGGTTTTAATGCGTTTCAGGTTGATCGGCTTAAGCCTAAGCTGCATTTTGGCGGCAAATTTAAGCGCCTTTACGCTTGACGGTTCAAGCAAGGCGTTAGACGATGGCTCAGTAAGCATTGGCGTCAAGTATGCCCAAAACGAACAGTCTCTCATCGGCAAGGTCACGCACAAAAAAATAATCGAGTGCGCGCCCGAGATAACGGGAGCCTTTGAGTACGGATCAAGCCAGATTTTCTTTTACCCTAAAAAGCCTCTTGCAAAAGGCATAAGCTACTCGTGCAAAAAAGGCGATAGTAAGGTTAAATTTTACGGCGGAGACTTCGTACTATCAAACATGATAGAGTACTCTGGAGATACCTTTTTAGCGGTATTTAACGATAATGTTAGCGAGGATGAGTTTGCCGCGAATTTTAAAATTTACGACAAGCAAAATTTGGCCAAGCAAAACATCAAATATAAAATCGTAGCCAAAACGCCTAAAAGTTTTCAGATAAAGTTACTTGAAAGCGGAGATAATTTGGTATTTGCGATCTCAAAAAATCTCAAAAACGCTTCGGGCGTAAATTTGGCCGACGATTTTGAAGTCGTGCAAAAAGTTTCAAATCCCGATGAAAATTTCGTCGATAAGCCAAAAGCCAAGACTATGTTTTTAAACGAAGTCGAAGGCATTAGCCTAGATAACGGCAAACTAGCGGCTAGACTCTATCTTAAAGATTGGATAGATTCTGATAATATTAAAAAATTTATCAAGGTCGATGGCGTAAATAGCTTTGAAGTTGGCGAAATGGAGTACACTAGCCACCAAGACCCAGACGGCGAGTATTACTACTATTATATCGACATTACCAGTAAAGACTTCAAACCGCAGACAACATACAAAGTCACCTTTTATAAGGGCTTTGGCGACGACTACTCAATGCTACGAGAAAACTCCTCATTTAACGTCGCTTTTGGCGATCTAAAGCCGTTTTTGGAGTTTACCGATAGCGGCACGTATATGTCTAACCTGGGCGAGATCGGCATAAAAAGCGTAAACACAAACACCGCTAAAGTCGTCGTCGAAAAGCTAAAAGAGCAAAATTTAAGATACTTTTTAAATTTCACCGAGACTCCTTTAGATAACTACGCCGAGGAAGTAGCTAGC
This genomic window contains:
- the pbpC gene encoding penicillin-binding protein 1C, whose translation is MKRVLAKFIKFSAAFALLCFVAFLVLDFAYPLDTKALKRENSFILFDKNGRIVALRPSSDEIWRFEAKNIPQTLKDSVLLFEDKFFYYHIGVNPFAMIRATAHNLTHKNRIGASTITMQVARMMKREERTYANKFKEIFTALQLEWHYSKDEILNFYFNLAPYGGNIEGAAAAARFYFGKDLSELSIAECALLSTIPKNPNANRLDKKSNINALKNRVAKLLYKAGVIDQSAFQRAQREPFKNKRYDAVYKARHYATQALKNGVTHSNLDLNLQILLENALKNTATSLKSKDAYNAAGIIIDNKNMSVAAYVGSHDWHAPQGQNDGVTMSRNVGSTLKPFIFSLGLDEGFITPKSQMIDTEIFLGEYAPKNYDSRFFGIISATEALALSLNIPAVSLNNKLGENSLYELLSRVHLVSNSKEFYADSIALGSAEMSLLSLAHLYTIYANGGELKPLEVAGKTLLGYGRLISPQSAYLTSKMLSSASRSYLGVAWQYAKDTPQIAFKTGTSYGSRDIYTIGVNNDYTVAVWFGNFNGKKTQNLSGFSDASRTVFDVFKLLAQKQKLSFMNAPSGIESKKTCLDAFKFKECRDEEDDWLIEGVAPKDICESIRGDEVGFLLKNGAITQEDIKESPCYYKFKSYKPLVATPSNNQILLSDENLTKVMLKCYAYIGDEIYIKIDENEWEKVNNASENTLNLTQGKHKLGCLDENSNLSEINIEIRRF